One Odocoileus virginianus isolate 20LAN1187 ecotype Illinois chromosome 4, Ovbor_1.2, whole genome shotgun sequence DNA segment encodes these proteins:
- the LOC110130011 gene encoding macrosialin-like isoform X1: protein MRLAVFFSGALLGLLAVTPIATESTSNPGTTSHRTTKSHRTTTQRPTTTTTHTTNTTGTTSRESPTATHSPATTSSHQNTTVHPTSNSKATSPGSSIRSPHPEPPSSPSPSPGSKEAVGDYTWNNGSQPCIRLQAQIQMRVLYPTQGGGKAWGISVLNPNRTKAQGGCEGPHSHLLLSFPYRELSFGFKQDPPQSAVYLNFMAVECNVSFPQAVQWTFSVQNSSLRDLQTPLGQSFSCRNASIIVSPALHLDLLSLKLQAAQLSPSGDFGPSPLETPRVQEVESYTAHTQRHFGDSHPSSLNFEQCSKLEEDKMAPSRWTERKLFPFLSDEETEAQKEELLKATQ from the exons ATGAGGTTGGCTGTGTTCTTCTCTGGGGCCTTGCTGGGGCTACTAGCAG TGACACCTATAGCTACAGAAAGCACGTCAAACCCTGGAACAACCAGCCACAGAACTACCAAGAGCCACAGAACCACCACTCAGagacccaccaccaccaccacgcaTACAACTAACACCACAGGAACCACCAGCCGCGAGTCCCCAACAGCCACTCATAGTCCTGCTACCACCAGCAGTCATCAAAATACTACAGTTCATCCAACAAGCAACAGTAAGGCCACAAGTCCAGGGTCCTCCATCAGATCCCCCCACCCAGAACCACCATCCTCTCCAAGTCCTAGCCCAGGCTCCAAGGAGGCAGTAGGAGACTACACTTGGAATAACGGTTCCCAGCCCTGCATCCGGCTCCAAGCCCAGATTCAGATGCGAGTTCTGTATCCAACCCAGGGTGGAGGAAAG GCCTGGGGTATCTCTGTACTGAACCCCAACAGAACCAAGGCCCAGGGGGGCTGTGAAGGTCCCCATTCCCACTTGCTCCTCTCATTCCCCTACAGAGAGCTCAGCTTCGGATTCAAGCAG GATCCACCGCAGAGCGCTGTCTACCTGAACTTTATGGCTGTGGAGTGCAACGTGTCCTTCCCCCAGGCAGTGC AGTGGACATTCTCAGTTCAGAATTCATCCCTTCGAGATCTCCAAACCCCCCTGGGCCAGAGCTTCAGTTGCAGAAATGCAAGCATCATTGTTTCACCAGCTTTACACTTAGATCTGCTCTCCCTGAAGCTACAAGCTGCTCAGCTGTCCCCCTCAGGGGACTTTGGACCAA GTCCTCTGGAGACACCGAGAGTACAGGAGGTGGAAAGTTACACCGCCCACACCCAACGCCATTTTGGAGACTCACACCCCTCCTCTCTCAACTTCGAACAATGTAGTAAGCTGGAAGAAGACAAGATGGCGCCGAGTAGGTGGACAGAAAGGaagctgtttccatttctttcag atgaagaaactgaggctcagaaagaagaGCTGCTTAAAGCCACACAATGA
- the LOC110130011 gene encoding macrosialin-like isoform X2 produces the protein MRLAVFFSGALLGLLAVTPIATESTSNPGTTSHRTTKSHRTTTQRPTTTTTHTTNTTGTTSRESPTATHSPATTSSHQNTTVHPTSNSKATSPGSSIRSPHPEPPSSPSPSPGSKEAVGDYTWNNGSQPCIRLQAQIQMRVLYPTQGGGKAWGISVLNPNRTKAQGGCEGPHSHLLLSFPYRELSFGFKQDPPQSAVYLNFMAVECNVSFPQAVQWTFSVQNSSLRDLQTPLGQSFSCRNASIIVSPALHLDLLSLKLQAAQLSPSGDFGPSFSCSSDKSIFLPLIIVLILLGLLTLVRVTFRIGRRRPCAYQPLLAFVSIPRAPRGALISYHSTDSKR, from the exons ATGAGGTTGGCTGTGTTCTTCTCTGGGGCCTTGCTGGGGCTACTAGCAG TGACACCTATAGCTACAGAAAGCACGTCAAACCCTGGAACAACCAGCCACAGAACTACCAAGAGCCACAGAACCACCACTCAGagacccaccaccaccaccacgcaTACAACTAACACCACAGGAACCACCAGCCGCGAGTCCCCAACAGCCACTCATAGTCCTGCTACCACCAGCAGTCATCAAAATACTACAGTTCATCCAACAAGCAACAGTAAGGCCACAAGTCCAGGGTCCTCCATCAGATCCCCCCACCCAGAACCACCATCCTCTCCAAGTCCTAGCCCAGGCTCCAAGGAGGCAGTAGGAGACTACACTTGGAATAACGGTTCCCAGCCCTGCATCCGGCTCCAAGCCCAGATTCAGATGCGAGTTCTGTATCCAACCCAGGGTGGAGGAAAG GCCTGGGGTATCTCTGTACTGAACCCCAACAGAACCAAGGCCCAGGGGGGCTGTGAAGGTCCCCATTCCCACTTGCTCCTCTCATTCCCCTACAGAGAGCTCAGCTTCGGATTCAAGCAG GATCCACCGCAGAGCGCTGTCTACCTGAACTTTATGGCTGTGGAGTGCAACGTGTCCTTCCCCCAGGCAGTGC AGTGGACATTCTCAGTTCAGAATTCATCCCTTCGAGATCTCCAAACCCCCCTGGGCCAGAGCTTCAGTTGCAGAAATGCAAGCATCATTGTTTCACCAGCTTTACACTTAGATCTGCTCTCCCTGAAGCTACAAGCTGCTCAGCTGTCCCCCTCAGGGGACTTTGGACCAA GTTTCTCTTGTTCCAGTGATAAGTCCATTTTCCTGCCTCTCATCATCGTCCTGATCTTACTCGGCCTCCTCACCCTGGTGCGTGTTACCTTCCGCATCGGCCGAAGACGCCCATGCGCTTACCAGCCCCTCTTAGCATTTGTCTCAATACCCAGGGCACCAAGAGGTGCTCTCATTTCTTATCACTCAACTGactcaaaaagataa